The window CGGACAGCACCTCGTCGGACCACTTCGTGAACTGGTCGACCAGTTCCAGCAGGTCACCGTGCAGCAGGGGCTCCTCGTGGCGGAAGTCCCGCTCGTGGTTGCCGGCCGTGATGACCAGCGGTGCGCCCGCGAACTCGGCGCCGTACGTGTTGCCGAGCCCGTGGGCGAGTCCCGGCGTGATGTGGAGGTTGACGACGCCGGCCGGCATGACCGCGTCGTCGTGGTGGCTGTGGTAGCGGCGCGTGCTCGCGTAGCCCGCGGCCATCCCGACGGCGATGTCCTCGTGCAGGCCGAGCACGTACTCCAGGTCGCTCCGGCCCAGCGCGTCCATCACGGGCAGTTCGGTCGTGCCGGGATTGCCGAAGACGTGCTCGACGCCGTACCGCTCGAGCGCGTCGACGAACAGGTCCGCGCCGGTGTAGTCGGCTACCACGGGCCGGTCCCTCCGGTCGTGAGTCCTGCGCGTGCCGATTCCGTCCTCGCGGGCGAGTCGCGGTCGGCGTCTCGGAGCGGCGGCGTGTAGCGTGGCATGGAGTGGTGGAATCGAGCGGCGGTCACTCGCCGACGGGTGTGACGGCCCGCGGGAGGCGGTCCAGCTGGGCCAGTCCGAGTCCGGCGAGCGCGACGGCCGCCGTGGCGAGCTGGAGGACCATGGCACTGCTCCCGCCGATGCTCCCGGAGAGTGCCGGGCCGAACAGCGCGCCGAGCGAGAGCAGGAGGTAGACCACACGGTGCGGGAGTCCCAGCACGTGGCGCCCGTCGTAGCCGATGGTGACGGCTGTGAGCGCGACGACGCCGACGAGGACGCAGGCCGCGGCGACCGGCGTCCCCGTGAGCGTCCACGTGACGAGGCTGTTGTTGGCGACCAGCGCGAACGGGATGAGGAAGCCGGCGGCCCCGATACGGAGCGCCTGCTTCGCGGAGATGAGGAAGCCCGCATCCGCGATGCGCGAGGCCACGGCCACCCCGACCGCGACGGGCGGTGTGATGGCCGACAGCATCGCGAAGTAGAACACGAACAGGTGGGCCGTGATCTGCGGGACGCCCAGCTCCATCAGCGGGCTCGTCAGCAGTGCCGCCACCAGCACGTACGCGGCCGGCGTCGGCATGCCCAGCCCGAACAGGATGCTCGTTATCATCGCCAGCAGCAGGGCGACGAGCAACACGCCGCCCGCCAGCGCGACCATCCGGAGGCTGATCTTCCCGGAGAGACCCGTCTGGGTCAGCATCTTGATGATGACGCCCATCGCGGCCAGCACGCCGACCAGCGGCGCCATGTCGAGCGCGCCCTTCCGGAAGCCGCGAAGCGTTTTGACCGTCGTGCCCACGACGGTCGCACCGACCTGACTGGCGCCGTCGCGTTCGGCGACCCAGTCCCGGTCGATATCCTCGCCGACCGAGGTCCACGACAGCACCACCAGCGTCAGGTCGCGGACGTACATCACAGCGATGAGCGTCAGCACCGTGTACAGCCCCGTCGGGAGCGCCGACAGCTGCATGACCGCGAGCGCGTACACCAGCACGGCCATCGGGATGAGGAAGTAGGTCCCGTGGAAGAACCACTGGATGGCCTTCCCGAGTTCGAGGGTCCCCTCGCGGGCGGAGGTGGCGACCGCGCCCTGGACGTACCGGACGACCAGCAGCGCGGCGAGCGCCACCCCGCCGGAGACGAGCAGCGAGAGGCCGACTCCCTGCCGGGCGGCCAGGAAGCTGCCGATGGCCAGCGCCATGTACCCGACCTTCGAGAGCGCACTCCGGCTGAACAGGATACCGGCCATCCCGGCCGTGTCCTCGCCGCGCTCGCTCGTCCAGCCGTGCTTGAGGACGACGAACTGGACGGCGACGCCGACGCTGAAGTAGAACAGCAGCGCCGGCAGGAAGCCGGCCTGGATGATGCGGACGTACGGCACCCCGATGAAGTCGGCCATCAGGAAGGCCGCGACGCCCATGACCGGCGGCATGATCTGGCCGCCGCTGGAGGCGACACTCTCGATGGCGGCGGTGAAGTCCTCGCGGACGCCCTGGCGCTGCATCATCGGGATGGTGAAGCTGCCCGTCGTCGCGGCGTTGGCGGCCGCGCTCCCCGTGATGGAGCCCATCGCCATCGAGGAGATGACGGCGACGTGGACGATGCCGCTGCGGAGCCGCTTGCCCAGCTTCTCGCTCAGGTCCAGCACGATGTCGAGGATGCCGTAGGCCCGGGCGAGCCCGGCGAACATGATGAAGATGGCGACGTACTTCGCGCCGGCCTGGGTGATGAAGCCGTACGCGCCCGAACGCTCGATCTGGGTCGCGCCGTAGAGCGCGACGTCGGTGGTGGCGAGGCCGGTGTGCTGCAGGAAGCCCGGGAACACCGAGCCGTACAGCGCGTAGCCGATGGCTGTCAGCGCGACGAGCGCGATGGACCAGCCGTACGCCCGCCGGGTCGCGTCGATGGCGAGGCCGACGACCACCAGCCCCATGTAGAGGTCGAAGTTCGCGTAGCCCAGCAGGATGGCGTCGCCGGTCAGCCGGTCGTACTGCGTGACGAAGAAGTAGCCCGAGTACGCCGCGACGACGGCCAGCACCAGACAGACGACCGTGTCGACGGCGCCGTACAGGCGCTGGACCCGTTCGCCCAGGCGCCCGACGACTGGCCCCTCCACGATGGACCCGCCCTCGGCGACCCGCCGGTAGGCCAGCTCCAGATAGTACAGCGAGAGGCCGATATGCATGAAGACGATGCCGTGGATAATCTGCGTGAACGGCCGGTCCCACGCGAAGTAGATGGTGTAGGCGGTCAGTGCAACCGCGAGGAGCGATACGAGCGGCAGCAGCAACCGCTCCTGTGGCGAGCGGTCCCTGAACTCCGCGAGGAGTGCGGACGGCGATGTCGACTGGGTGTCGGTGGTCTCGGGCATGGGCGAACGTGCGGGTCCGCGTTACTCCTCTCCGCGGACGAACTCGTCGGACCAGAGACCCTGCTCCTCGTAGAAGTCGGCGGCTGCGGGGTGGAAGGGGAAGTCGGCGTAGGCGTTCTTCACCCAGGCGTCACCCTCCGCCAGCGGCGCCAGCAGCCCCGTCTCCTCCTGGAGCCCCTCGCGCTGCTCCCACAGCGTCGTCAGGAAGTTGTAGAGGGTGTCGTAGTCGTGGTCCTCGCGGACGATGAAGTTGTACGCCAGCGTCGGCGTGCTGAGGGTGTCCGGCGTGTAGCCGTAGTCATCGAAGTCGCTCATGTCGATGTCGGAGACGACGATGGCCGGGTCGTCCTCCAGCTCGCTGACGACCTCGTCGGGGAAGTCGAGCACCCGGAGGTCGACCGTGCTCTTCATCTGCTGGAGCCACCCCGGCTCGATGGAGAGGTTGACGTAGGTCCCCGCGCCGGCGTCCAGGCGTCCCTCGCTCATCGCACTGGCCTGGTCGCTGTAGCCGATACTGGTCCGCTCGTAGTCGTCGACGGCGAACCCGAGCGCGTACTCGAGCATCTCCGCCGTCCCCGAGCCCCGGGGTGTCGGGGAGACGGCGCTGTCGGCGCCGATGTCGCTCACGCTCGTCCAGCCGTCGTTGGCCGAGGCCATGAACCACGCCAGGTCGTACAGGTGGAACACCTGGTAGGGCTGGTAGTCGAGGTCGCCGAACGGGTCCTCGCCCTCGCGGATCTTGTTGGCCGTCCAGTTCTGGACGTAGGCGATCTCGGTCTTCCCCTGGGTGACCTCCGCGACGTTCCGGTTGGTCCCCTGACTCGGCCGGGCGTTGACCGTTACCTCGTCGGAGTTCTGACTGACGGCCGAGGCGATGACCTGGCTCATCGAGTAGGCCGCGGTCGTCTCGGAGGCCGTCTTCATCACCATCTCGCCGTCGGCGCCCGGGGCACTGCCCCCATCGCCACCGTCGCCGCCGCCCCCATCGCCACCGTCGCCGGTGTCACCGAAACAGCCGGCGATAGCCGTGAGTCCAGCGGCCCCGGTCGCGCCGGCGGTGTGTTTCAGGAACGAACGCCTGTCTACGTCGTGCGACAGCCTTTCTCTCATGGGTGTCGGATAACAGTGGTGCCGTATATAGCCTTCTATCTTAAGTCCGTTAACTGGGGCGGAGGTTTATTTGACAGAGTATGTGTCGTATGGATATACTCGAACGATGTATGTGTGTGGATGTCACTCGCGTCTCCTGGACCCGGCCGTCCGCCGTCGACCATCTGGACGGCTCCAGAGTAGCCATCATCGCCCCAGTACTCCGTGACACTCGCCGCTGAGCTCTCCTGTTCGGGCCTCTGCGAAATCGCCCCTGACGCGCTTCTCCAACGGTACCCGGCCAGCCAATCGGTGTCGAATATTGCCGGGCTTCTCGAATACGAATTACCACCTGAATCGTGAAAATTTAAGGCCGATACCTCGCCAAAAGCGCCTCATGCTGTCGCAGGAAGTGACACCCACGGACCCGGACAGGGAGACGGATGCGGGGGTGACCGATGGCGACCCGGACTGACGACGGTGCCGGTCGCGGGACCGGGGCGGGACCGTTCGCCGTGGTCGAGGCGCTCGACCGCGGCGTGTACGCGCTGTTCGCCGGCCGTGCCGACCGGGCGCGACACGACCGCGACCGGAAGCGCTACCGCGCCGCCGACCTCCACGTCGGCTTCGACCGCTACCTCGCACGGGTGTACGCGCTGTCGTGGCTCGTCGGGCTGTGGGTCGGAGCGCTGGTGGCGGTGGGCGGGCTCGCGGTCCCCGCCGACCTGCTGACCGCGGTCGGGGCTTGTGAGAAATTCTGCGGTTGACTTCCGACAGTTGCTACCCTTCATTTCAACTGCACACGGCCTCGCTAGTCCGCAACAAAACACCGTGTTGAGCGCGTGTGAGGTACCTCGCTGACGAGATGGCGGTCACTGGACGAATCCACCGGAGAGCATCGACAGAAGAGCATCCAAAATATCGGCGTACAGGGCTGTTACACCTCCATATCGATGGCAGTGGGGACAATCCGGTCTCGGACCCTGTTTCTGGTAACGGGTCGCAACGGACGATATCGACGTACACGCAGCGCTGCACGGCGAAATCGACGAATACCGGGACTACATCCGAAATCACACACCAACGTAGAAAATCCATACTAGCGGCCTGTATAGCGGCTGTATCTGTAACATAGGCCGAGCGATACAGAATGAACTCGAGCCGATGGACTGGTATCGATTCGGTGTCGCTGCCGAATTCCGGGGATACATCGGTGCTCGATACGGAACTTGCCATATCCGTGTCCCGGATTCTCCGGGGGCTCGATGTACTCGAGTGCACAGATGTCGGGGTAGCGTGGCTGTATCGGCCGACTCTGAGCGACGCGTTTCGACTGAACATCGACGAGAGGTCGACCTCCCTGCACACACGATTTCACGGTGTTTGTTGCGGATACTGACCCCCGTGTGCACCTCCCCGAGGGAGCCGATCGGGACAGGCCGTATCGGCGCTCCCGCCCGATTCGCCGGCGTAGCGGCTCGCTATCGAGGTGTGTGAACGCCGCAATCGTGACAGAACCTCCTCGAGAATCCGTGAACCGCTGCGAGCGGCCGTGTGCGGTCGGAATCGAGCGTCAGCGATTCGAATCACGCTCGTCACGGGTCGAGCGACGAACGCCGTACTGGTGAATCTGCCGGCGTATACGCTGTGTATCCGGCGGTTAGCGACCAGTGCAAGCGGTCGAATCGGACAGATTTTTCCGGGCGATTCGATACGGAACGTGATAGACCGATGGGCGAGCTCCCCCCCGCCGATGCATTGCCGGCGCCGCTGGTCACTCGGGACCAGTGGGTCGCCTGGGAGACCAAGGACCGCGATGGAAAGCAGACGAAGGTGCCCGTGGATCCCCGGACAGCGAAGTACGCCTCCGCGACGGATGCCGACACCTGGGTTGACTTCGCGACGGCCCGCGAGTACGCGACCCGAAACGATGCCGGCATCGGCTTCGTGTTCACCGACGCGGACCCGATCGTCGGGGTGGACCTTGACGACTGTCGCGACCCGGACGACGGGACGCTCACCGACTGGGCACAGGATATCGTCGAGCGACTCGATTCGTTCACGGAAGTGTCGCCGTCGGGGACCGGGGTCCACGTCCTCGTCGAGGGCGAGCTGCCCGATGGCCGGAATCGGCACGGGGATGTCGAGTTGTACGATGATGCGCGATTCTTCACCATGACCGGAAATCGGCTCTCCGAGACGCCCGGGGCGCTCGAGCCCCGGCAGGAGGCGCTGGCCGCCGTGCACGCGGAGTACGTGATGCCGGACGATGCAGGCGACGGCGTGTCGACAGATGCCGACAGCGAGGGGACTGCAGACGCCGTGGATGCTTCGGGGCCAGCGAGCGATAGAGCGGCCAATGGCCCAGGGAACGACCTCGGGGACGAGGAACTGTTGTCGCGGGCCCGGAGTGCGACGAACGGCGAGAAGTTCGAACGACTCTGTGCGGGGGATACGTCCGGCTATCCGAGTCAGTCGGAGGCGGACATGGCGCTGTGTTCGCTGCTGGCCTTTTGGACCGGCGGGGACCCCGAGCAGATGGACCGGCTGTTCCGGGCGTCCGGATTGGTGCGCCCGAAGTGGGACGAGCCGCATTTCGCGGATGGCGCGACATACGGGGAGCGGACGATCGAGCGGGCCATCGCCGGGACCGACGAGTTCTACACTGGATCGGGTGGTGCAGGGGGGAGCGTTTCGGGTCGAACCGATCCCGTGGATAGGGCTGCCGACTCGTCTCCTGTCGAGGCCGAGTCGGAGGCCGCCACCGTGTCGGTGGACGTGGTCGAAGAGCTCGAAGCCGAACTGCAGCGGCTGCAGTCCGAGAAGGCGGCGTTGGAGGCGGAACTCGAGGCCGAACGTGAGGCACGGCAGGCGCTGGAGGCGGAGGTGGAGACGCTTCGTGAGGATGGTTCGGAGGGGGGGTGGCTCCAACGACTCGGCTGGTGGTAACCGTTGGACGGGTGGTTTGTACCGTTCAAATACGCGGGAGGCATGTTGATTCCGCAATCGGTCACAGTGCTCGGTTGAGGGCGTATCTCTCGTCGGAATATTCTACGATTGATACCCACGTTTTGTGACGCATAAAAACCACTGCAGGTGGCTGTATAATATCTCACCGAAAGTTACCTTTTTATCACTTTGTGTGATATATTTCGCGTATGGTTTCATATCAAACTGCATATTTAGTAATTCCCAAAGAGAAAGCAAGGCGAATTATCACTGCAGAAGTTGGTTCTCTTAGCGTATATGAACAGGAGGATGATGCAATCAAAATCGGCGCCAACGATAAGAACGGAAGTACTAGTGATAACTGGAGGGTGAGTCTTTACGATTACAAGTTCACCGGTGAACGGGTGGAAACAGATGATGGGAGTGTAGAAACCGGCGTTTTAGGGACGAAAATGAACTATACGGATACAGACAAGAAAAGCTACGGTATGGATGCGAAAAGCGCTGTTTCGGAGTATATAGAGACTGGATAGACGGCAGTATCCGACGCATCCATGGAAGATATGCTAGCTCTGTATCTAGTCTGCTCCCCTTTGCGCTCCGCGAAAAAAGTGAGTAATGGCGTCGGTATGATGGCAACTGCCTGGTGAAAGCCCCCGCTCGCTCGATACTCCGGGGCTCGCTGCGCTCCTCGGCCTCACTGCGTTCGGCCTGCGGTGCTTTCTTCGCCCGGGAGCAGTCGAGCGAGCGGCCCCTTTCAGTCCCCCTCGGTTCGGGGTGTCGGAGGTCGCCGTGGCCGTGGCTGGCTGGTGTGTGGCTCCGATGCCAGGTGAGGCCGGTCGCGGCGGTGACTGAGGTTCTTCACCGAAGCCGCAGCACCCGGGCGTGCCCTCGCTCGAGGCGTGTTCTGTCGGCTCCTGATGAGTGAGGGCCGGCGTCCCACCTCGCAGCGATTGAGGATGCCAGCACCAACATGCTTAGTATGATGGCGGCAACACCAACAAATGACTGATGAATCGCCGACCGACTCCGTCACGGTCGTTCGCGACCGCCGGCGTGACTTCGGGGACCACGTCGTCCGGATTTGCGTGCTCAGTGTGCCGGCTTCGGAGCGGTTTCCGGATGGCATCAACGACGCCTTCCACTACGGACGGCAGGGCGCGGCCGAGCCGATTCTCAGGTACACAACCACCATGGCGTCCACGAGCGACGCGAAGGCGCCGAGGTGGATGTCATCGACTTTCCCGGATACGATCAGCTTCTCGGTCGCTTCATCGACGAGCTCCCAGACCATGCACCCTGACTCCCATGAGTAGCGACACGCTCCACATCACAGTCGAATCGACAGCGGAGTTCTTCGACGCAGCGCGGTCGGACCTGCGCCGGTTGACGGGTGGCGAAGACATTTCGGATGAATACGTGCTGAGCCTGCCGGATGAAGCCGCACTCGAGCGGGTGTTGCGGGCGAAGAACCTCGAGTTGATTCGGACCATCGCCAGGTCGGGCCCGGAGAGCATGCGTGAACTGGCCCGCCTCGTGGACCGTGACCCGAAGAACGTCTCGACGGCGCTCCACCGGCTCGCCGACCTCGGGCTGGTCCGGTTCGAGGAGCACGGTCGAGCCAAACGCCCCGTTGTCTGGTACGAGGATATCGCGATCGATATCCCGGTGGTCGGGGTTGACGCCGACGAAACGATTCCTGCGTAACCCGGGGGATGCTGCCCCGTCGTATCTCGGCGTCGGTTTGTGGGCCCCTGACGGGCGAGGGGCGCCCTGAAGCGTCTCTCGGAGTACCCGATGGGACATAGAGCACTCGTCGCCTACGAACGTACCGATGGCAACTACAACCTGCATTACACGCACTGGGGGGCGTTGGATCTCCGTCTGTGCCGCACCATTACAGACACGACGCCGTTCGGGAGTGATCGACCGACGAAGGCGGCTACCGAGGCGTACACCTATCTGAGCGGCGGGGCGGTCCCCGAAGTCGTTCAGGAGCGATTCGATCTGGAGGACTGTGCCGGCGCCGATGTCGAACCCATCCCTCAAGTGACTGGTGTCACGCTTCAGGAGGTCATCACCGACCACCTCGATTACCTACTCCACGAGGCGTTCTACGTGGTCGACTGGGAGTTCGAGGTGACCGCGTATCGGACGCTGTGGTTCGGGCTGCAGTACGAGGCCACCTGCATCGCTGAGAGTCCGACGGTCGGCCATGGAGCGCTGCAGCCGGTCCAGTGGCACAATGGCGAGCCCGTCGGTGACGGCTTCACCCGCGGGCAGTTCTCGGGGATGAAGCAGGTCGTCGGCGAGATGGTCGACCGTGGGATGTTCGACCGCGATGGCGCGCTGGAGTACCTGCAGGGGAAACTGTTCAGCACGACCGATGCCGAGGTGCGTGTGAGTCTGGCCGTCTGACTCCGCGTTCTCGGCGTCGGTTTGTGGGCCCCTGACGGGTGAGGGGCGCCAGCAGGCGTCGCTCGATACCCGATGCAGACTGATGCGATCTACAAGCGGACGTTCGATGAGTCGAGCGGGAAGCAGAATACGAACGGCTGTCCGGAGTGCGGCGGCCGCGTGAACACGACCGACCACGAGACGGTCTGTGAGGACTGTGGGCTCGTGCTGGCCGAGTCGGCGATCGACCGCGGGCCGGAGTGGCGATCCTTTGAGGACGATGCGGGCGAGTCGGATGCACGACGGACGGGCGCGCCGCTCACGCCGACACGACACGATGATGGGCTGTCGACGGAGATCGGCCAGACCGTCAACGGGCGCGGGAAGGGGCCTTCTGGCGCGAAGCGGCGGCGGCTGAGTCGGCTCCGCCGAGAACACCAGCGGACGAAATTCGGGTCGAAGCGCGAGCGCAACCAGATGGAGGGGCTGTTCGAGATTGATCGCATGGGGAGTGCGCTCGGCTTGCCTGAGCCGGTGGGCGAGCAGGCGAGTGTCCTGTTCAAATCGACACAGGAGGCTGGCCTCCTGCCGGGTCGGTCGATCGAGGCGATGGCGACGGCGAGCCTGTACGCGGCCTGCCGATGTTCGGAGGTGGCGCGGCTGCTGGACGAGTTCGTCCGCGTCTCTCGTGTCGACGAGAGCAGCGTCACCAACGCCTATAAAGCACTGAACCGGGAGCTTGGCTTGCCTACTCCCCCGCCGTCCCCCGATGCGTATCTCCCGCAGTTCGCGTCGGAACTGGGCCTGGAGCCAGTGGTCGAGCGGCGGGCGTATGCGGTGCTGGAGGTTGCGGAGGAGCACGATATCGTGAACGGCCGGAACCCGGCGGGCGTGGCGGCCGCGTGCCTGCTGGTCGCGGTGCGGGAGGTTGGGTGTGGGCTGGGAGTGACGCAGACGATGATTGCGGATGTGGCCGGTGTGGCGCCGCGGACGGTTCGGAAACATCGGGACGAGTTGCTCGACGCGAGCGGGAAGCCGGTCGCGTAATCGCGGCAGAGCCGTCGCTTCGAATTCGACCTCCTGTCGAATCAAGCACTTTCTGATAGGTTCTCGAGAGCGGTGCTGAATAGAGGGCGCGAGTCGGTCAAGTTGGGTCATGAAGAGAGGGATGTCTTCGTCACAAGAGCCGCGCCAGCAATAATGGCGGCAAGACCGATAAGCGG of the Haloglomus salinum genome contains:
- a CDS encoding TRAP transporter permease, which gives rise to MPETTDTQSTSPSALLAEFRDRSPQERLLLPLVSLLAVALTAYTIYFAWDRPFTQIIHGIVFMHIGLSLYYLELAYRRVAEGGSIVEGPVVGRLGERVQRLYGAVDTVVCLVLAVVAAYSGYFFVTQYDRLTGDAILLGYANFDLYMGLVVVGLAIDATRRAYGWSIALVALTAIGYALYGSVFPGFLQHTGLATTDVALYGATQIERSGAYGFITQAGAKYVAIFIMFAGLARAYGILDIVLDLSEKLGKRLRSGIVHVAVISSMAMGSITGSAAANAATTGSFTIPMMQRQGVREDFTAAIESVASSGGQIMPPVMGVAAFLMADFIGVPYVRIIQAGFLPALLFYFSVGVAVQFVVLKHGWTSERGEDTAGMAGILFSRSALSKVGYMALAIGSFLAARQGVGLSLLVSGGVALAALLVVRYVQGAVATSAREGTLELGKAIQWFFHGTYFLIPMAVLVYALAVMQLSALPTGLYTVLTLIAVMYVRDLTLVVLSWTSVGEDIDRDWVAERDGASQVGATVVGTTVKTLRGFRKGALDMAPLVGVLAAMGVIIKMLTQTGLSGKISLRMVALAGGVLLVALLLAMITSILFGLGMPTPAAYVLVAALLTSPLMELGVPQITAHLFVFYFAMLSAITPPVAVGVAVASRIADAGFLISAKQALRIGAAGFLIPFALVANNSLVTWTLTGTPVAAACVLVGVVALTAVTIGYDGRHVLGLPHRVVYLLLSLGALFGPALSGSIGGSSAMVLQLATAAVALAGLGLAQLDRLPRAVTPVGE
- a CDS encoding substrate-binding domain-containing protein, with the translated sequence MRERLSHDVDRRSFLKHTAGATGAAGLTAIAGCFGDTGDGGDGGGGDGGDGGSAPGADGEMVMKTASETTAAYSMSQVIASAVSQNSDEVTVNARPSQGTNRNVAEVTQGKTEIAYVQNWTANKIREGEDPFGDLDYQPYQVFHLYDLAWFMASANDGWTSVSDIGADSAVSPTPRGSGTAEMLEYALGFAVDDYERTSIGYSDQASAMSEGRLDAGAGTYVNLSIEPGWLQQMKSTVDLRVLDFPDEVVSELEDDPAIVVSDIDMSDFDDYGYTPDTLSTPTLAYNFIVREDHDYDTLYNFLTTLWEQREGLQEETGLLAPLAEGDAWVKNAYADFPFHPAAADFYEEQGLWSDEFVRGEE
- a CDS encoding phage NrS-1 polymerase family protein; translated protein: MGELPPADALPAPLVTRDQWVAWETKDRDGKQTKVPVDPRTAKYASATDADTWVDFATAREYATRNDAGIGFVFTDADPIVGVDLDDCRDPDDGTLTDWAQDIVERLDSFTEVSPSGTGVHVLVEGELPDGRNRHGDVELYDDARFFTMTGNRLSETPGALEPRQEALAAVHAEYVMPDDAGDGVSTDADSEGTADAVDASGPASDRAANGPGNDLGDEELLSRARSATNGEKFERLCAGDTSGYPSQSEADMALCSLLAFWTGGDPEQMDRLFRASGLVRPKWDEPHFADGATYGERTIERAIAGTDEFYTGSGGAGGSVSGRTDPVDRAADSSPVEAESEAATVSVDVVEELEAELQRLQSEKAALEAELEAEREARQALEAEVETLREDGSEGGWLQRLGWW
- a CDS encoding MarR family transcriptional regulator: MSSDTLHITVESTAEFFDAARSDLRRLTGGEDISDEYVLSLPDEAALERVLRAKNLELIRTIARSGPESMRELARLVDRDPKNVSTALHRLADLGLVRFEEHGRAKRPVVWYEDIAIDIPVVGVDADETIPA
- a CDS encoding DUF6735 family protein, producing MGHRALVAYERTDGNYNLHYTHWGALDLRLCRTITDTTPFGSDRPTKAATEAYTYLSGGAVPEVVQERFDLEDCAGADVEPIPQVTGVTLQEVITDHLDYLLHEAFYVVDWEFEVTAYRTLWFGLQYEATCIAESPTVGHGALQPVQWHNGEPVGDGFTRGQFSGMKQVVGEMVDRGMFDRDGALEYLQGKLFSTTDAEVRVSLAV
- a CDS encoding transcription initiation factor IIB yields the protein MQTDAIYKRTFDESSGKQNTNGCPECGGRVNTTDHETVCEDCGLVLAESAIDRGPEWRSFEDDAGESDARRTGAPLTPTRHDDGLSTEIGQTVNGRGKGPSGAKRRRLSRLRREHQRTKFGSKRERNQMEGLFEIDRMGSALGLPEPVGEQASVLFKSTQEAGLLPGRSIEAMATASLYAACRCSEVARLLDEFVRVSRVDESSVTNAYKALNRELGLPTPPPSPDAYLPQFASELGLEPVVERRAYAVLEVAEEHDIVNGRNPAGVAAACLLVAVREVGCGLGVTQTMIADVAGVAPRTVRKHRDELLDASGKPVA